A genomic window from Silene latifolia isolate original U9 population chromosome Y, ASM4854445v1, whole genome shotgun sequence includes:
- the LOC141631160 gene encoding protein FAR1-RELATED SEQUENCE 5-like: protein MCKEVVNGYQNIGASLNDFKNFQRDIKCFIHERDGQLFIDHFKNMAETRPDFYFDYDVDVDGSLRRAIWADGIAMRNYSVFGDAVSYDPTYSTNKYKMVFTPFTGIDNHKRSITFSQRL from the coding sequence ATGTGTAAGGAGGTTGTTAACGGGTACCAAAATATAGGGGCTAGTTTGAACgacttcaaaaattttcaaagagACATAAAGTGTTTTATTCATGAAAGAGACGGACAACTTTTCATTGATCACTTCAAGAACATGGCAGAGACTCGGCCAGACTTCTACTTTGACTATGATGTTGACGTAGATGGTAGCCTACGACGCGCAATTTGGGCGGATGGCATTGCTATGAGAAACTACTCTGTCTTTGGAGATGCGGTTTCATACGACCCTACTTACTCCACTAACAAGTACAAGATGGTTTTTACTCCCTTCACAGGGATTGACAACCATAAACGATCAATAACTTTCTCACAGCGCTTATAG
- the LOC141631161 gene encoding protein FAR-RED IMPAIRED RESPONSE 1-like, with protein MGGIMRTTQRSESENCFFKRFEARNGTLVEFWMRFESALDQQRHNQKRLDNENRHSNPKLCSKLAIEADGAKIYTHDIFEEFQEKLKNAIGGFSCKGFLESNNLEVTTLKDSLGDRNFDVQYNPGTFEASCSCKRFERKGVLCRHIIWIYSGNGVNEIPESAIARRWTKDALRSGDYSTGECTDDMDIVDSKQLQMTKLWSEIHETIGVLVDKEKEDVEGLTNLIREFREKLTPVGSGKRILSSKAKAIAIADGRNACAIIASKWHTMTRGTVLTLFFEHPPQLSESYEEEEEEEEEVEDLSEE; from the exons ATGGGTGGTATTATGAGGACGACACAGCGGTCGGAAAGTGAAAACTGTTTTTTCAAGAGGTTTGAGGCGAGAAATGGTACtcttgttgagttttggatgcgctTTGAAAGTGCTTTGGACCAACAAAGACACAACCAGAAGAGGCTTGATAACGAAAACCGTCATTCAAACCCAAAGTTATGCAGTAAGTTGGCAATAGAGGCTGATGGTGCGAAGATTTACACACATGATATTTTCGAGGAGTTTCAAGAGAAGTTAAAGAATGCAATTGGTGGATTTAGTTGCAAGGGTTTCTTGGAGTCGAACAACTTAGAGGTTACTACCTTGAAGGATTCATTGGGAGACCGTAATTTTGATGTTCAGTATAACCCAG GGACTTTTGAGGCGAGTTGTTCCTGTAAACGTTTTGAGAGGAAGGGAGTACTCTGCAGGCACATAATTTGGATTTATTCCGGTAATGGGGTAAATGAAATTCCGGAATCTGCGATTGCTAGGAGATGGACAAAGGATGCATTGCGGAGTGGTGACTATAGTACCGGGGAGTGTacagatgacatggatattgTAGACAGTAAGCAACTTCAGATGACAAAATTGTGGTCGGAAATTCACGAAACAATTGGAGTTCTTGTTGATAAGGAAAAGGAAGACGTTGAAGGTCTTACTAATTTAATAAGGGAATTTAGAGAGAAGCTGACACCGGTAG ggagtgggaaaAGGATTTTGTCTAGTAAGGCGAAGGCCATTGCAATTGCCGATGGCAGAAACGCATGTGCAATAATTGCAAGCAAATGGCACACCATGACAAGAGGAACTGTCCTAACCCTTTTCTTTGAGCATCCACCGCAATTGTCGGAATCatatgaagaagaggaggaggaagaggaagaagtagAAGACTTGTCGGAAGAGTAG